A window of the Bdellovibrio sp. ZAP7 genome harbors these coding sequences:
- a CDS encoding acyl-CoA carboxylase subunit beta, with amino-acid sequence MSEVSSGIQAKLADLEKRNEAAMAGGGAARVAKHKQGGRLSARERLDVLLDPGSFVEMDRFVTHRCTNFGMDKNVVPGDGVVTGYGRINGKLVYVSSQDFTVIGGSMSRTQANKICKVMDLSIKNGAPFISLNDSGGARIQEGIESLGGYADIFTRNTMASGLVPQITAIMGPCAGGAVYSPSITDFVFMVKNTSYMFVTGPDVIKTVTHEEVTKEDLGGATTHSAKSGVAHFAAEDDKHCLLLIRELMNFLPSNNLDDAPALPNTDRPDRLTEAIMNLIPENPKKPYDMLAVITECVDEGYFLEVHKHFAANVIVGFARFNGRPVGIVANQPNVLAGCLNIEASRKAARFIRFCDAFNIPVVSFVDVPGFLPGKDQEWNGIITHGAKLLYAYAEATVPKITVITRKAYGGAYIVMGSKLLRSDVNLAYPSAEIAVMGAEGAVSIISREEINKAKDPAAEKARLTAQYEEKFSNPYVSAELGYTDEVIDPALTRKRIIDSLEMLKNKRDITPAKKHGNIPL; translated from the coding sequence ATGAGCGAAGTATCTTCAGGCATTCAAGCAAAGCTTGCCGATCTAGAAAAAAGAAATGAAGCCGCAATGGCGGGTGGCGGAGCTGCTCGTGTTGCGAAACACAAACAAGGCGGCAGACTTTCTGCACGCGAACGTTTAGATGTTCTTTTGGATCCAGGCAGCTTCGTTGAGATGGATCGTTTCGTTACTCATCGTTGCACAAACTTCGGCATGGACAAGAATGTTGTTCCTGGCGACGGCGTGGTAACTGGCTACGGTCGTATCAACGGCAAATTGGTTTACGTCTCTTCTCAAGATTTCACTGTTATCGGTGGATCTATGTCCCGCACTCAAGCAAACAAAATCTGCAAAGTGATGGACCTTTCTATCAAGAACGGTGCGCCTTTCATTTCTTTGAATGACTCTGGTGGCGCGCGTATTCAAGAAGGTATCGAATCACTTGGTGGTTACGCTGATATCTTTACTCGCAACACGATGGCTTCTGGTTTGGTTCCACAAATCACAGCAATCATGGGGCCATGCGCGGGTGGCGCGGTTTACTCACCGTCTATCACTGACTTTGTCTTCATGGTTAAGAACACTTCCTACATGTTTGTAACGGGTCCTGATGTTATCAAGACTGTGACTCATGAAGAAGTAACTAAAGAAGATTTGGGTGGAGCAACGACTCACTCTGCAAAATCAGGTGTGGCGCACTTTGCTGCTGAAGATGACAAGCACTGCTTGTTGCTAATCCGCGAATTGATGAACTTCCTTCCGTCAAATAACTTGGATGATGCTCCAGCATTGCCGAATACAGATCGCCCTGACCGCTTGACTGAAGCGATCATGAACTTGATCCCTGAAAATCCTAAAAAACCTTACGACATGCTGGCAGTTATCACTGAATGCGTGGACGAGGGTTACTTCCTAGAAGTTCACAAGCATTTTGCAGCAAACGTCATCGTAGGCTTTGCTCGTTTCAACGGTCGTCCTGTTGGTATCGTCGCCAATCAACCAAACGTACTTGCTGGTTGCTTGAACATCGAAGCTTCCCGTAAGGCAGCTCGCTTCATCCGCTTCTGTGATGCCTTCAACATCCCTGTTGTTTCATTCGTTGACGTTCCAGGCTTCTTGCCAGGTAAAGATCAAGAATGGAATGGTATCATCACTCACGGTGCAAAACTTCTTTACGCGTACGCTGAAGCGACTGTGCCTAAGATTACAGTTATCACTCGCAAAGCTTACGGTGGTGCATACATCGTTATGGGTTCTAAACTTTTGAGATCTGACGTGAACCTAGCTTACCCTTCTGCAGAGATCGCAGTCATGGGTGCTGAAGGTGCAGTAAGCATCATCAGCCGCGAAGAGATCAATAAAGCTAAAGACCCAGCAGCTGAAAAAGCTCGTTTGACAGCACAATACGAAGAGAAGTTCTCGAATCCGTATGTTTCTGCTGAACTTGGTTACACTGACGAAGTTATCGATCCAGCGTTGACTCGTAAACGCATCATCGATTCTTTGGAAATGTTAAAAAATAAACGTGATATCACTCCGGCTAAAAAGCACGGCAATATCCCTCTGTAG
- the deoC gene encoding deoxyribose-phosphate aldolase — MQLNKYIDHTLLKPEAQSAQIEKLCKEAREHGFFSVCVNTSYVKQCAELLRDSDVKVCCVVGFPLGAMDSASKAFETRTAITNGAGEIDMVVQIGALKDRRLDYVRDDIKAVVQAAPGIKVKVIIETSLINDEEKVLACKAAMEAGAAFVKTSTGFAGGGATVEDVKLMKSVVGDKLEVKASGGVKNAEQAIALIQAGATRLGTSSGVALVQGQQSQGGY; from the coding sequence GTGCAGCTGAATAAGTATATCGACCACACTCTCTTAAAGCCTGAAGCGCAGTCCGCGCAAATCGAAAAACTGTGCAAAGAAGCGCGCGAGCACGGCTTCTTCAGCGTTTGCGTAAACACTTCTTATGTAAAACAGTGCGCAGAATTGTTGCGTGATTCTGATGTTAAAGTTTGCTGCGTGGTGGGCTTCCCCTTGGGTGCGATGGATTCCGCGAGCAAAGCCTTTGAGACTCGTACGGCCATCACAAACGGTGCTGGCGAGATCGATATGGTTGTGCAAATCGGCGCTCTGAAGGATCGTCGCTTGGATTATGTTCGCGACGACATCAAGGCCGTTGTACAGGCGGCACCAGGTATAAAAGTAAAAGTAATCATCGAAACATCCTTGATCAATGATGAAGAAAAAGTCCTGGCCTGCAAAGCCGCTATGGAAGCGGGGGCTGCGTTTGTTAAAACCAGCACGGGATTCGCTGGCGGCGGAGCCACTGTGGAAGATGTGAAGCTTATGAAGTCTGTTGTTGGCGACAAGTTGGAAGTGAAAGCTTCTGGTGGTGTTAAAAATGCAGAGCAAGCTATCGCACTTATTCAAGCCGGCGCGACTCGTTTGGGCACAAGTTCTGGTGTCGCTTTGGTTCAAGGTCAACAATCTCAAGGAGGCTACTAA
- a CDS encoding S8 family peptidase, producing MDVQKILSAVACVLVFTACSKKSSNSVFSDSTALDSAACMGQAIKSKFIVQWEDGRFTVESGTDAESFKKEFIEPQLESIRRVEFDRRIQIESTKEYASSSVSDTWGLSMIKANSAYTQGVYGQGIKVAVVDAYVDVTHPQLAGRIAVNTGEIPNNGIDDDKNGIVDDYYGASFVSVPSSTTTPSPHGSHVAGIIAADSNFGPVSGVAPRAQIIPAQFIANDGGGSLGDAILALQYAASRGAKIINASWGGAPCVASLKNAFQVLESQGILVVVAAGNDARDIDVYPEFPASFDLSNQITVAASSVSDFMTSWSNSGFEFVHVAAPGEHILSTIPGNSSTYMDGTSMAAPFVSGTAALLWSYKPNATAKQIKAAIEQSVDVTSGHEFKVKTRGRINIQKALQVLGQLVP from the coding sequence ATGGATGTTCAAAAGATACTCTCGGCGGTTGCTTGCGTCTTAGTATTTACAGCTTGTAGCAAAAAATCGTCGAACTCAGTTTTCTCAGACAGCACTGCGCTTGATTCGGCAGCGTGTATGGGACAAGCGATCAAAAGCAAATTCATTGTTCAGTGGGAAGATGGCCGATTCACTGTTGAATCCGGCACCGATGCTGAATCATTCAAAAAAGAATTTATCGAACCACAGTTAGAAAGCATTCGCCGAGTCGAATTCGATCGTCGTATTCAAATTGAATCGACCAAAGAATACGCTTCATCGTCTGTAAGCGACACTTGGGGCTTAAGCATGATCAAAGCGAACTCTGCTTATACCCAAGGCGTCTATGGTCAAGGTATCAAGGTCGCAGTTGTGGATGCGTATGTGGATGTTACCCATCCGCAGCTTGCGGGCCGAATCGCCGTGAACACGGGTGAGATTCCTAATAACGGAATTGATGATGATAAAAACGGTATCGTCGATGACTACTATGGAGCGAGCTTTGTCTCTGTTCCTTCTTCGACAACAACACCGAGTCCCCACGGATCTCACGTGGCGGGTATCATTGCAGCCGATTCTAACTTCGGACCGGTTTCTGGGGTTGCTCCCCGCGCACAAATTATTCCAGCACAATTCATTGCCAATGATGGTGGTGGTTCTTTAGGTGATGCGATTCTGGCGCTACAATATGCAGCAAGCCGTGGTGCTAAAATTATCAATGCCAGCTGGGGTGGCGCTCCTTGTGTCGCTTCATTGAAAAATGCGTTCCAAGTTCTTGAGTCTCAAGGAATTCTGGTCGTAGTAGCGGCGGGCAATGATGCGCGCGATATCGATGTGTATCCTGAATTCCCTGCTTCCTTTGATCTTTCCAATCAAATCACTGTGGCGGCATCAAGTGTCAGTGATTTTATGACGTCTTGGTCGAACAGTGGTTTCGAATTTGTTCACGTGGCAGCACCTGGTGAGCATATTTTAAGCACGATTCCTGGCAACAGTTCGACATACATGGATGGAACAAGTATGGCGGCACCCTTTGTTTCTGGAACTGCGGCTTTGCTATGGAGCTACAAGCCAAACGCTACTGCAAAGCAGATTAAAGCCGCCATCGAACAGTCAGTTGACGTTACTTCAGGACACGAGTTTAAAGTAAAAACTCGAGGCCGAATCAATATTCAGAAAGCACTTCAAGTACTTGGACAGTTAGTCCCATAA
- a CDS encoding lytic transglycosylase domain-containing protein — MIKVNLTTKLDTKKKKFTAGFVMTVVALTGVVALYNSVQMVDTDTLLAETSAPVEKSNEPMVLAANSDSEMDGEATGFNLEIPQFVALDEDTGPIAESGIVENREHILNDYQNLISEEFHIPENLRDRVGFWFDIYTLHNSNKRLIHHSVYPWIVFEVVDTTDIINSDTPKHRWMRNLKADALVKQQVEKTKTALKSLAKKKNLDDLTDDEKRVMEALSHLDGDVKEKAKFALKNIRVQTGQRNFFQEGLEVSPKYLPGMEEIFENYNLPVELTRIPFVESSFNKHAKSKVGASGIWQFMGGTGRKFMVVTDNIDERHSPFKATVAAAQLLKENHMILKRSWPLAITAWNHGPPGIRKGMAKAKSQDLGEIIAKYRTKSFDFASSNFYSEFLAALFAEKYHEEAFKDLNYSEKLNLHTVKLSRSINAKDLLRRSKLTEDNFVMFNPDLKKAVKINAQVPSGFTLMLDDDSRDLLKGIVAQATLGKKRKVPKAKTASSEVSLSEPVARDL, encoded by the coding sequence ATGATTAAAGTTAATTTGACCACCAAATTGGATACGAAAAAGAAGAAGTTCACCGCGGGCTTCGTGATGACCGTAGTGGCCCTCACGGGTGTTGTGGCTCTTTATAATTCTGTTCAAATGGTTGATACCGACACTTTACTTGCTGAAACATCTGCTCCCGTTGAAAAGTCCAATGAACCTATGGTTCTAGCAGCAAATTCTGATTCTGAAATGGATGGCGAAGCTACTGGATTTAATTTGGAAATCCCGCAATTCGTTGCACTGGATGAGGACACCGGCCCCATTGCTGAATCTGGCATTGTGGAAAACCGTGAGCATATCCTGAATGACTATCAAAATCTAATCTCGGAAGAATTCCACATCCCTGAAAACCTGCGTGATCGTGTAGGTTTCTGGTTTGATATCTATACTCTTCATAACTCTAATAAACGCCTGATTCACCACTCGGTTTACCCATGGATAGTGTTTGAAGTGGTCGACACGACAGACATTATTAATTCCGATACACCAAAACACCGCTGGATGAGAAATCTGAAAGCCGACGCTTTGGTAAAACAACAGGTTGAAAAAACAAAGACGGCGTTGAAATCATTGGCTAAAAAGAAAAATCTTGATGATTTGACTGACGATGAAAAACGCGTGATGGAAGCACTTTCCCATCTTGATGGCGACGTGAAAGAAAAAGCTAAATTCGCACTTAAAAATATCCGTGTGCAAACGGGTCAAAGAAACTTCTTCCAAGAGGGCTTGGAAGTATCTCCAAAATACCTTCCTGGTATGGAAGAAATCTTTGAAAATTACAATTTGCCGGTCGAGTTGACACGCATTCCATTTGTGGAAAGCTCTTTCAACAAACACGCAAAATCTAAAGTGGGTGCTTCAGGTATCTGGCAATTTATGGGTGGCACTGGCCGTAAATTCATGGTTGTGACAGACAATATCGATGAAAGACACTCTCCGTTTAAAGCGACTGTCGCTGCCGCCCAATTGCTTAAAGAAAACCACATGATCTTAAAGCGCTCATGGCCTTTGGCGATCACGGCGTGGAATCACGGTCCTCCGGGAATCCGCAAAGGTATGGCTAAAGCTAAATCACAAGATCTGGGCGAGATTATCGCTAAATACAGGACAAAATCATTCGACTTTGCCTCTTCAAATTTCTATTCAGAATTTTTGGCAGCCTTGTTCGCTGAGAAATATCATGAAGAAGCGTTCAAAGATTTGAACTACTCTGAAAAGTTGAATCTGCATACAGTGAAGCTTTCCAGAAGCATCAACGCCAAAGATCTTTTGCGCAGAAGCAAACTTACTGAAGACAATTTTGTGATGTTTAATCCAGATTTGAAAAAAGCTGTAAAGATAAACGCGCAAGTTCCATCGGGATTTACTTTGATGTTGGATGATGACTCTCGTGATCTTCTAAAAGGAATCGTTGCTCAAGCGACCCTGGGTAAGAAACGTAAAGTTCCTAAAGCGAAAACGGCTTCAAGCGAAGTTTCCTTGAGCGAACCAGTAGCTCGCGATCTTTAA
- the tatC gene encoding twin-arginine translocase subunit TatC, with the protein MGSSEELDQKAQSLYEHLGELRFRLVRMVWILLLATGICYHFSEQVFDYIRAPIAPYLPGGGLIYTGPLDKFLAHIKISFVCGILISCPLWLYQIWKFVAPGLYQKEKKYSVGFIVAGSVLFILGAAFSYYVVLPMAFHFLMNYGGTVDKPMISIEQYLGFFTQMCLMFGVSFELPLVISILGMMGLVSQKFLKDKRRYAIMGLAVAAAIITPPDLMSMIMMLIPMVLLYEIGVLMVGIFERKREAQFRQNERE; encoded by the coding sequence ATGGGCTCTTCTGAAGAATTAGACCAAAAAGCCCAATCCCTTTACGAACACTTGGGCGAGCTTCGTTTCCGCCTTGTTCGCATGGTTTGGATTTTGTTGTTGGCGACTGGAATCTGCTATCACTTTAGCGAGCAAGTTTTCGATTATATCCGTGCACCCATCGCTCCGTATCTCCCGGGTGGGGGATTAATTTATACGGGTCCTTTAGATAAATTCCTAGCGCACATCAAAATATCATTTGTGTGCGGTATTTTGATTTCTTGCCCATTGTGGCTTTATCAAATTTGGAAGTTCGTAGCGCCGGGTCTTTATCAAAAAGAAAAAAAGTATTCTGTTGGCTTTATCGTCGCTGGATCAGTTCTTTTCATTTTGGGTGCGGCGTTTTCATACTATGTGGTTTTGCCGATGGCATTCCACTTCTTAATGAACTATGGCGGCACGGTAGATAAGCCGATGATCTCTATCGAACAGTACTTGGGTTTCTTTACCCAAATGTGTTTGATGTTCGGCGTTTCTTTCGAGCTTCCCCTGGTCATTTCTATCTTGGGAATGATGGGCCTTGTAAGCCAAAAATTTCTTAAAGATAAACGTCGTTACGCGATTATGGGTCTTGCGGTGGCTGCCGCGATCATTACTCCGCCAGATTTGATGAGTATGATCATGATGTTGATTCCGATGGTTCTGCTATATGAAATCGGCGTCTTGATGGTCGGTATCTTTGAAAGAAAACGTGAAGCCCAATTCAGACAAAACGAACGAGAATAG
- a CDS encoding purine-nucleoside phosphorylase, whose protein sequence is MVLNKLQESISFIRTKTSAKPKIGVVLGSGLGAFVKDVEVETTIPYKDIPHFSPPTVEGHSGNLIFGKVNGQSIVILQGRNHYYEGHSMESVVFPTRTLALLGIEALILTNSAGGFGESMQAGDFMIIEDHINLMGTNPLMGPNIKELGPRFPDMTEAYDKRLITIMEQVLQKQGTRYHKGIYCGVSGPTYETPAEVRYLKMIGGKAVGMSTVPETIAANHLGLRVSALSCITNLAAGISSQKLSHDEVTETAKRVEIQFTSFLKEFITNI, encoded by the coding sequence TTGGTACTCAATAAACTTCAAGAATCGATCAGCTTCATCCGTACAAAAACTTCGGCGAAACCGAAGATCGGTGTCGTTCTCGGCTCGGGTTTGGGTGCCTTTGTGAAAGATGTCGAAGTCGAAACTACGATTCCGTACAAAGACATTCCTCATTTCTCCCCGCCAACAGTTGAAGGTCACTCTGGAAATTTGATTTTCGGTAAAGTGAACGGTCAATCTATCGTTATTCTTCAAGGTCGTAATCACTATTACGAAGGTCACAGCATGGAAAGTGTTGTGTTCCCGACTCGTACTCTGGCATTGCTTGGAATTGAGGCTTTGATTTTAACGAACTCTGCCGGCGGCTTTGGCGAAAGCATGCAAGCTGGTGATTTCATGATCATCGAAGACCACATCAACTTGATGGGCACGAATCCTTTGATGGGACCAAACATCAAGGAGCTTGGACCTCGCTTCCCTGACATGACTGAAGCTTACGACAAACGCTTGATCACGATCATGGAACAAGTTCTACAAAAACAGGGAACTCGCTACCACAAAGGTATCTACTGTGGCGTAAGCGGTCCTACTTATGAAACTCCTGCTGAAGTTCGTTACTTGAAAATGATTGGCGGTAAAGCTGTCGGCATGAGCACTGTCCCTGAAACAATCGCGGCAAATCACTTGGGCCTTCGCGTGTCGGCTCTTAGCTGCATCACGAATCTGGCTGCAGGCATTTCTTCACAAAAACTTTCTCATGACGAAGTCACTGAGACTGCAAAACGAGTCGAGATCCAATTTACTTCGTTCCTCAAAGAATTCATCACCAACATCTAG
- the accC gene encoding acetyl-CoA carboxylase biotin carboxylase subunit produces MALFKKILIANRGEIAIRITRACRELGIASVAVFSDADRDSLHVFLADEAYHIGPSPSKESYLNYRKILEVAKKAGADAVHPGYGFLSENTTFAKACEEAGITFIGPTVANIESMGDKISAKALMKKSGVPTVPGSDGGVESVEDAVKIAEKIGLPIIIKATAGGGGKGMRIVRKLDEVESAFRACRSEGQNYFANPTVYIEKFINDPKHIEIQVFGDKHGNHVHLFERECSVQRRNQKIIEESPSPSVPHEVRLRMGEASVRAAKQINYVGAGTIEYIFDNTTKEFYFMEMNTRLQVEHPITEIVTGFDLVREQINVAAGKPLSFKQEDIKQKGHAIEARICAEDPVTYKPNPGVIRACRHPQGPFMRVDSYAYPGYNVPIYYDPMISKVITWGDTRNEAIDRMQRALSEFVLTGIKTNIVLHKTILDHPTFRDGTYTTQFIEKNFEVIEPEMFKQVDDPVFLIAAAIEAYNDRKSKDIRQLNVRSTWRSVGRKLQLRT; encoded by the coding sequence ATGGCATTGTTTAAAAAAATCCTGATCGCAAATCGTGGGGAAATCGCAATTCGTATCACTCGCGCCTGCCGCGAGCTTGGTATCGCATCCGTTGCTGTTTTTTCTGATGCCGATCGTGATAGCTTGCACGTTTTCTTGGCGGACGAGGCCTATCATATCGGGCCTTCTCCGTCAAAAGAGAGCTATTTGAACTATAGAAAAATTTTGGAAGTGGCAAAAAAGGCTGGCGCCGATGCTGTCCATCCAGGCTACGGCTTCTTGTCTGAAAACACGACGTTTGCAAAAGCATGTGAAGAAGCGGGAATCACTTTCATCGGACCAACAGTTGCGAACATCGAATCTATGGGAGATAAAATCTCTGCCAAAGCTTTAATGAAAAAATCTGGCGTGCCAACGGTTCCAGGATCTGATGGCGGCGTTGAGTCGGTTGAAGACGCAGTGAAAATCGCGGAAAAAATTGGTCTTCCTATCATCATCAAAGCGACTGCTGGCGGCGGTGGTAAAGGGATGCGTATCGTTCGTAAACTAGACGAAGTGGAAAGTGCATTCCGCGCTTGCCGCTCTGAAGGTCAGAACTATTTCGCGAATCCGACTGTTTACATCGAGAAATTCATCAACGATCCGAAACACATCGAGATCCAAGTGTTCGGCGATAAACACGGTAACCATGTTCACTTGTTTGAACGTGAGTGCTCTGTACAACGTCGTAACCAAAAGATCATCGAAGAGTCTCCATCTCCTTCTGTTCCTCATGAAGTGCGTTTGCGCATGGGCGAGGCTTCTGTTCGCGCAGCGAAACAGATTAACTATGTAGGCGCTGGTACGATCGAATACATCTTCGATAACACGACTAAAGAATTTTATTTCATGGAGATGAATACACGTCTTCAAGTTGAACATCCGATCACTGAGATCGTGACTGGTTTCGACTTGGTTCGTGAACAAATCAACGTGGCTGCTGGCAAACCTTTGAGCTTTAAACAAGAAGACATAAAGCAAAAAGGCCACGCGATCGAAGCACGTATCTGCGCTGAAGATCCTGTGACTTACAAACCAAATCCAGGTGTTATCCGCGCTTGCCGTCACCCACAAGGTCCATTCATGCGTGTGGATTCTTATGCTTACCCTGGTTACAACGTTCCGATCTATTACGATCCAATGATCTCTAAGGTTATTACTTGGGGTGATACTCGTAATGAAGCGATCGATCGTATGCAACGTGCTTTGTCTGAGTTCGTATTGACGGGTATCAAAACCAACATCGTTCTTCATAAAACGATTTTGGATCACCCGACTTTCCGTGACGGTACTTACACGACACAATTTATCGAAAAGAACTTCGAAGTTATCGAACCAGAGATGTTCAAGCAAGTTGACGACCCTGTGTTCTTGATCGCGGCGGCTATTGAAGCCTACAACGATCGTAAATCGAAGGATATCCGTCAGCTTAACGTTCGCTCCACTTGGAGAAGCGTTGGTCGTAAACTTCAGTTGAGGACGTAA
- a CDS encoding acetyl-CoA carboxylase biotin carboxyl carrier protein subunit, translating to MYFEAELRGKKYKVDVTEGRHSWKVSLQEEGKAWAHHDISKNDYKHAEEYISFLFQGKSYLIDVVGSDTEYTVFTRNSFRSIKIFNDEMLLHESLKKGGGFGGDMELKAGMPGKIIEIFAKEGDIVKANKPLLIMEAMKMENEMRSARDVKIKEIKVKQGDSVESGAVLIKFEEP from the coding sequence ATGTATTTCGAAGCAGAACTTAGAGGAAAAAAATATAAAGTAGATGTGACGGAAGGTCGTCACTCTTGGAAAGTATCTTTGCAAGAAGAAGGCAAAGCATGGGCTCACCATGATATTTCTAAGAACGACTATAAGCACGCGGAAGAGTACATCAGCTTCCTTTTCCAAGGTAAGTCGTACCTTATTGACGTCGTGGGTTCAGACACTGAATACACAGTGTTTACGCGTAACTCATTCCGTTCTATCAAGATCTTCAATGACGAAATGTTGTTGCATGAATCATTGAAAAAAGGCGGCGGTTTCGGGGGCGATATGGAGCTTAAAGCTGGTATGCCGGGAAAAATCATCGAGATCTTTGCAAAAGAAGGCGACATCGTGAAAGCGAACAAGCCACTTTTGATCATGGAAGCGATGAAAATGGAAAACGAAATGCGCTCCGCTCGTGACGTGAAAATCAAAGAGATCAAAGTCAAGCAAGGTGACTCTGTTGAATCAGGTGCCGTGTTGATCAAATTCGAAGAGCCTTAA
- a CDS encoding twin-arginine translocase TatA/TatE family subunit encodes MSEIIFLAILALIVIGPKELPQVARTLGRFLNELKRTTSEFTDDLKQQARIDPIDLYDRHKQAHNGPPANPEVKPEAETADPGDWTSEDHVPHGQAMAAKESNPQQMEFKIQNNSNDDDDKGSKG; translated from the coding sequence ATGTCAGAAATCATTTTCTTAGCTATCTTGGCGCTGATCGTGATCGGCCCCAAGGAACTTCCACAAGTGGCGCGCACACTCGGCCGCTTTCTTAATGAACTTAAAAGAACGACCAGTGAATTCACTGACGACTTGAAACAACAAGCGCGTATTGATCCGATCGACTTGTACGATAGACACAAGCAAGCACACAATGGACCTCCAGCAAATCCGGAAGTAAAGCCCGAGGCTGAAACGGCGGATCCTGGTGATTGGACTTCTGAAGATCACGTTCCGCATGGGCAAGCGATGGCCGCAAAAGAATCAAATCCTCAACAAATGGAATTTAAAATTCAAAACAACTCCAACGATGACGACGATAAAGGGAGCAAAGGCTAA
- a CDS encoding thymidine phosphorylase has product MSFLPAEIIKKKRNGGELSNDEIEEFILGYARGSIPDYQMSALLMAIFFKGMTKEETLGLTKAMLHSGEVVDFSSVKGFKVDKHSTGGVGDKTSLILGPIVAAAGAPVPMISGRGLGHTGGTLDKLEAIPGFNTQKPLPEFIELVRKNNICFIGQTKEICPADKKIYALRDVTATVESLPLICASIMSKKLAEGIDGLVLDVKYGSGAFMKTPVLAEELATNLMNIAKGYGKKVTSLLTNMDQPLGRYAGNSLEVDECVAIMKNEKFIGPHGYDLYEDTRELSLRLSAHMLLLAGIGKTEEESYQIALETLTSGKALAKFEELCKIHGGDLRNVPKPKFSLTVTAEKSGFVQSFHTESIGVAGILIKAGRAQTTDIIAPTAGIEFHAKVGDEVKAGDTLFTLHGDDEGLLMSAVPMLKSAITISLQKVPKPSLILKVLS; this is encoded by the coding sequence ATGTCTTTCCTTCCTGCTGAAATTATTAAAAAGAAACGCAATGGTGGCGAACTCTCGAATGACGAAATCGAAGAATTTATTCTGGGTTATGCTCGCGGCTCCATTCCCGATTACCAGATGTCTGCTCTTTTGATGGCGATCTTTTTTAAAGGCATGACTAAAGAAGAAACTTTGGGCTTAACTAAAGCGATGCTTCACTCTGGTGAAGTTGTCGACTTCTCTTCTGTTAAAGGCTTTAAGGTTGATAAACATTCAACGGGCGGCGTGGGAGACAAGACTAGCTTGATTTTGGGGCCGATCGTTGCTGCAGCGGGCGCACCCGTTCCGATGATTTCCGGTCGCGGTCTTGGTCATACGGGTGGCACTTTGGATAAGCTTGAAGCCATTCCCGGTTTCAATACGCAAAAACCTTTGCCTGAATTTATTGAGCTTGTTCGCAAAAATAATATCTGTTTCATCGGCCAAACCAAAGAGATCTGCCCTGCTGATAAAAAAATCTATGCTTTGCGCGATGTGACTGCGACGGTGGAAAGTCTGCCGTTGATTTGTGCCTCTATCATGTCCAAAAAATTGGCTGAAGGCATCGATGGCTTGGTACTTGATGTGAAATATGGCTCTGGTGCCTTTATGAAAACGCCTGTTCTTGCAGAAGAACTTGCGACGAACTTGATGAACATTGCAAAAGGTTACGGCAAAAAAGTGACTTCTCTTTTGACGAACATGGATCAACCTTTGGGTCGCTATGCCGGTAATTCTTTGGAAGTTGATGAGTGTGTGGCGATCATGAAAAATGAAAAATTCATCGGCCCACACGGATATGATCTTTACGAAGATACGCGCGAGTTGAGCTTGCGCCTTTCTGCTCACATGTTGCTTCTTGCGGGAATTGGTAAAACGGAAGAAGAGTCCTATCAAATCGCTCTGGAGACTTTAACTTCTGGAAAAGCGCTCGCAAAATTTGAGGAGCTTTGCAAAATTCACGGCGGTGATCTTCGCAATGTTCCAAAACCAAAATTCAGTCTGACAGTGACTGCTGAAAAATCAGGATTTGTACAAAGCTTCCACACAGAGAGTATCGGTGTTGCCGGAATTTTAATCAAAGCTGGTCGCGCGCAAACAACTGATATTATTGCACCTACAGCCGGGATAGAATTTCACGCAAAAGTTGGTGATGAAGTGAAGGCTGGTGACACATTGTTCACTCTGCATGGTGACGATGAAGGACTGTTGATGTCTGCAGTTCCGATGCTAAAATCAGCAATTACTATTTCCTTGCAAAAGGTACCAAAGCCTAGTTTGATACTGAAAGTTTTGAGCTAA